In Mycobacterium sp. JS623, one genomic interval encodes:
- a CDS encoding D-Ala-D-Ala carboxypeptidase family metallohydrolase gives MSVVAESPVFAAPQNAEMDAAGWPIREDVFAETFDEADEYPLLTDEDTPEPELDETYWPGETIEPEWADYVGEDANDEYYQHDHTETADEFYEHEPASETDQFEEAGDVEAAEFDTLDEAGLDHEAFPSGLVLTARPGPTSQGEEHWDPNNTGLPLYDTGPNVRKQKLSANFTVAELVTSGGRPADRARISPALVACLQAIRDRAGRPVKIGSGYRSWANNVALYRARGKKPTLSRHCSGQAADITIAGLNGMQIAKLAIDAYGNNIGIGIAKTFAHIDVRGRPDTWTYFTGHQNTTTLNEINQYRANRTTPPTPTPTPTPTPTPIGSVSADRKVVENLALLRTHVGTPPDLLLEWNNMSHPSVVDVVVHLHGYAGQGKAMNIQTHKKPISGLNFADPDHPDVIGRTSPTLFVLPRGHHQPASSYGYNEARYTFPALVKPGALQQLIDESLAVFAQTTGVTVRQGRLILTAHSGGGAALMAILAHTDPDEVHVFDGLYSDPTNLIKWASRRMASSSAALRALYRPYPKSAARSAPWVNARNNEQVARAIAAIGSPRFRVEQTTVEHNQIPRRFGWRLLADPSADLPGAASSSEIESEADDESWVLQEGDGEYWGELDTEDLPDESEDQMGFGEDETGYYSAEFDADVFQAVGSAKTVQISDYPRYATGVGDLRPDQVADMRALCNEIVFALRANQQVSALVEGFADFDAKGRDFEQQVSIDRAISARNFIVEEVHRLAPANGLGDEALRRFSIQVAAFGSRRPTVARPQNEDERRQNRRIHIILQSIPVPPTPTSFDQALDQAQRALPRITRPGPQRRLTCMLAKLRDSRTADGYFSYDALRMFPGSAGWPSMSPAQFDLMVRSTTVHVRPQIQTLAAAARDDGEMATQLELLDDNIGRNIFNFESQLVGDSSTGTLMRTFNATIGRLQMDPKSILSRYAGYARIRHDQ, from the coding sequence ATGAGTGTTGTTGCTGAGTCGCCGGTTTTCGCGGCACCGCAGAACGCCGAGATGGATGCTGCGGGCTGGCCGATCCGGGAGGATGTTTTCGCCGAAACCTTCGACGAGGCCGACGAATACCCGTTGCTCACCGACGAGGACACCCCAGAACCCGAGCTCGACGAAACCTATTGGCCCGGCGAGACGATCGAGCCCGAATGGGCCGACTACGTCGGCGAAGACGCCAACGACGAGTACTACCAGCACGACCACACCGAAACAGCCGACGAATTCTACGAACACGAACCAGCCTCCGAAACAGACCAATTCGAAGAAGCCGGCGACGTAGAAGCCGCCGAATTCGACACCCTCGATGAAGCCGGCCTCGATCACGAAGCCTTCCCCTCCGGTCTGGTACTCACCGCCCGACCCGGCCCCACCAGCCAAGGCGAAGAACACTGGGACCCCAACAACACCGGCCTGCCCCTGTATGACACCGGCCCGAACGTACGGAAACAAAAACTTTCCGCCAACTTCACCGTGGCCGAACTCGTCACCAGCGGCGGACGCCCCGCCGACCGCGCCCGCATCTCCCCCGCACTGGTGGCATGCCTGCAAGCCATCCGCGACCGAGCCGGCCGACCCGTCAAAATCGGCTCCGGCTACCGATCCTGGGCCAACAACGTGGCCCTCTACCGCGCCCGCGGCAAGAAACCAACCCTAAGCCGACACTGCAGCGGCCAAGCAGCCGACATCACCATCGCCGGACTCAACGGCATGCAGATCGCCAAACTCGCCATCGACGCCTACGGCAACAACATCGGTATCGGAATCGCGAAAACCTTCGCCCACATCGACGTCCGCGGCCGACCCGACACCTGGACCTACTTCACCGGCCACCAAAACACCACCACCCTCAACGAAATCAACCAATACCGAGCCAACCGCACCACCCCACCCACACCAACACCAACACCAACACCCACACCAACACCGATTGGGTCCGTCAGCGCGGACCGCAAAGTCGTTGAGAACCTGGCGCTGCTGCGCACTCACGTGGGCACTCCGCCGGACCTGTTGCTCGAGTGGAACAACATGTCGCACCCATCGGTCGTTGACGTGGTCGTGCACCTGCACGGATACGCAGGCCAGGGCAAGGCAATGAACATCCAAACTCACAAGAAACCAATCAGCGGGCTGAACTTCGCCGACCCTGACCATCCCGATGTCATCGGCCGCACCTCACCCACGCTGTTCGTCTTGCCCCGCGGGCATCATCAGCCCGCGAGCAGCTACGGATACAACGAAGCGCGCTATACCTTCCCGGCGCTCGTGAAACCTGGTGCACTGCAACAGCTGATCGACGAATCCCTTGCGGTGTTCGCCCAAACGACAGGGGTGACGGTCAGGCAGGGCCGACTCATTCTCACCGCACACTCCGGCGGCGGAGCAGCGTTGATGGCGATCCTGGCTCACACCGACCCCGATGAGGTGCACGTGTTCGATGGGTTGTACAGCGATCCGACCAACCTCATCAAATGGGCCAGTCGACGCATGGCGTCGAGTTCGGCAGCGCTTCGTGCGTTGTACCGGCCATATCCCAAGTCCGCCGCGAGGTCCGCCCCGTGGGTGAACGCGCGAAACAATGAACAAGTCGCACGCGCGATTGCGGCTATCGGCTCGCCGAGATTCCGGGTGGAACAAACGACCGTGGAGCACAACCAGATTCCACGTCGCTTCGGTTGGCGACTGCTGGCTGATCCCTCAGCAGACCTTCCGGGCGCGGCATCCTCATCCGAGATCGAATCCGAAGCCGACGATGAATCGTGGGTGCTGCAAGAAGGTGACGGCGAGTATTGGGGCGAGCTGGACACGGAAGACCTTCCCGATGAGTCGGAAGATCAAATGGGGTTCGGCGAGGATGAAACTGGCTATTACAGTGCAGAATTCGACGCCGACGTGTTCCAAGCCGTCGGTTCGGCGAAGACTGTACAGATTTCCGACTATCCGCGATATGCCACCGGTGTCGGCGATCTACGCCCAGACCAGGTGGCAGATATGCGCGCGCTGTGCAACGAGATTGTGTTTGCATTGCGCGCAAATCAACAGGTGAGTGCGCTGGTCGAGGGGTTCGCCGACTTCGACGCCAAGGGCCGGGACTTTGAACAACAGGTCAGCATCGACCGGGCTATCAGTGCGCGCAACTTCATCGTTGAGGAAGTCCACCGACTCGCGCCGGCCAACGGTCTCGGTGACGAGGCGTTGCGCCGGTTCTCCATCCAGGTCGCAGCGTTCGGTTCAAGGCGTCCGACCGTGGCGAGACCGCAGAACGAGGATGAGCGCCGCCAGAATCGTCGGATTCACATCATTCTGCAGAGCATCCCGGTGCCGCCTACGCCTACATCGTTCGATCAAGCGTTGGATCAAGCGCAACGTGCCTTACCGCGCATCACGAGGCCCGGCCCTCAACGTCGCCTGACGTGCATGCTCGCCAAGCTCCGTGACTCCCGAACTGCCGATGGCTACTTCTCGTATGACGCGCTCAGGATGTTCCCCGGCAGCGCCGGTTGGCCGTCGATGTCGCCCGCACAGTTCGACCTGATGGTCAGGTCTACCACTGTGCACGTGCGGCCGCAGATTCAGACGCTGGCCGCGGCGGCCCGCGACGACGGCGAGATGGCCACTCAGTTGGAACTGTTGGACGACAACATCGGTCGCAACATATTCAACTTCGAGTCCCAGCTTGTCGGCGACAGCAGTACGGGCACGCTGATGCGCACGTTCAACGCGACGATTGGACGGCTGCAGATGGACCCCAAGTCGATTCTTTCCCGCTACGCCGGCTACGCGCGGATTCGTCATGACCAGTAG
- a CDS encoding glucosaminidase domain-containing protein — MSVVAESPVFAAPQNAEMDAAGWPIREDVFAETFDEADEYPLLTDEDTPEPELDETYWPGETIEPEWADYVGEDANDEYYQHDHTETADEFYEHEPASETDQFEEAGDVEAAEFDTLDEAGLDHEAFPSGLVLTARPGPTSQGEEHWDPNNTGLPLYDTGPNVRKQKLSANFTVAELVTSGGRPADRARISPALVACLQAIRDRAGRPVKIGSGYRSWANNVALYRARGKKPTLSRHCSGQAADITIAGLNGMQIAKLAIDAYGNNIGIGIAKTFAHIDVRGRPDTWTYFTGHQNTTTLNEINQYRANRTTPPTPTPTKTTDRSAGVVRRGTFSKCTGKAQPGASAMAEQWKRLTGRKAGIYNCRQTTFGTPSLHGEGRSIDLYANVNDSAQRVQAEAYIAWLVTNAVELQVAYLIWNRRQWSWKNRAKGWQPYGGSNPHTDHIHVDLSWEGALTPSPLFAGPVPGVGSMSPMPPQPDKPHECTGCSKPHARKLPAHVTAFVEKYRAEAKASEVQSGIPWLVILGQAALESGWGRSMCAPNNLFGIKAKTTMPESKRKLCQTKEVHKSPDVRHYPEVISVTPRPDGQYTYVVRDWFRSYASATEAFSDHAKVLQHKRYAKAFAHKDDPYAFAREVAAGGYATGPDYFKGLSGVMKLIETVPE, encoded by the coding sequence ATGAGTGTTGTTGCTGAGTCGCCGGTTTTCGCGGCACCGCAGAACGCCGAGATGGATGCTGCGGGCTGGCCGATCCGGGAGGATGTTTTCGCCGAAACCTTCGACGAGGCCGACGAATACCCGTTGCTCACCGACGAGGACACCCCAGAACCCGAGCTCGACGAAACCTATTGGCCCGGCGAGACGATCGAGCCCGAATGGGCCGACTACGTCGGCGAAGACGCCAACGACGAGTACTACCAGCACGACCACACCGAAACAGCCGACGAATTCTACGAACACGAACCAGCCTCCGAAACAGACCAATTCGAAGAAGCCGGCGACGTAGAAGCCGCCGAATTCGACACCCTCGATGAAGCCGGCCTCGATCACGAAGCCTTCCCCTCCGGTCTGGTACTCACCGCCCGACCCGGCCCCACCAGCCAAGGCGAAGAACACTGGGACCCCAACAACACCGGCCTGCCCCTGTATGACACCGGCCCGAACGTACGGAAACAAAAACTTTCCGCCAACTTCACCGTGGCCGAACTCGTCACCAGCGGCGGACGCCCCGCCGACCGCGCCCGCATCTCCCCCGCACTGGTGGCATGCCTGCAAGCCATCCGCGACCGAGCCGGCCGACCCGTCAAAATCGGCTCCGGCTACCGATCCTGGGCCAACAACGTGGCCCTCTACCGCGCCCGCGGCAAGAAACCCACCCTAAGCCGACACTGCAGCGGCCAAGCAGCCGACATCACCATCGCCGGACTCAACGGCATGCAGATCGCCAAACTCGCCATCGACGCCTACGGCAACAACATCGGTATCGGAATCGCGAAAACCTTCGCCCACATCGACGTCCGCGGCCGACCCGACACCTGGACCTACTTCACCGGCCACCAAAACACCACCACCCTCAACGAAATCAACCAATACCGAGCCAACCGCACCACCCCACCCACACCAACACCAACGAAAACGACAGATCGTTCAGCGGGAGTGGTACGCCGGGGAACGTTCAGCAAGTGCACCGGCAAGGCGCAACCCGGCGCCAGCGCGATGGCCGAACAATGGAAGCGGCTTACCGGTCGAAAGGCCGGAATCTACAACTGCCGCCAGACCACGTTCGGCACCCCATCGCTGCACGGCGAGGGTCGATCGATCGATCTGTACGCGAACGTCAACGATTCGGCGCAGCGTGTTCAGGCCGAGGCCTACATCGCGTGGCTGGTGACCAATGCCGTTGAGCTGCAGGTGGCATACCTCATCTGGAATCGGAGGCAATGGAGCTGGAAGAACCGCGCGAAGGGTTGGCAGCCGTACGGCGGCAGTAATCCGCACACGGACCACATCCACGTCGACCTCTCTTGGGAAGGCGCCCTCACGCCCAGTCCGCTCTTCGCGGGGCCGGTTCCCGGCGTCGGATCTATGTCACCGATGCCCCCACAGCCCGACAAGCCGCATGAGTGTACGGGCTGCTCGAAACCGCATGCGCGCAAGCTGCCGGCTCATGTAACCGCATTCGTAGAGAAGTATCGCGCCGAGGCAAAGGCAAGTGAAGTTCAAAGCGGGATTCCGTGGCTTGTCATATTGGGCCAGGCGGCCCTCGAATCCGGTTGGGGCAGAAGCATGTGCGCTCCGAACAACCTTTTCGGGATCAAGGCGAAGACCACGATGCCCGAGTCGAAACGCAAGTTGTGCCAGACCAAGGAAGTTCACAAGTCCCCCGATGTCCGCCACTACCCCGAGGTGATCTCCGTGACGCCGCGGCCGGACGGGCAATACACCTATGTCGTGCGGGATTGGTTCCGTTCATACGCGTCGGCGACAGAGGCATTCAGCGATCACGCGAAGGTACTTCAGCACAAGCGATATGCGAAGGCATTCGCACACAAGGACGATCCGTACGCCTTCGCCCGCGAGGTGGCTGCGGGCGGCTACGCGACCGGACCCGACTACTTCAAAGGGCTCAGTGGCGTCATGAAGCTTATCGAGACAGTTCCCGAGTAG
- a CDS encoding M23 family metallopeptidase produces the protein MTIQNPEAILEAEAVRDRTTSSFIWPLGHTKVPDEMNTSFGPRIDADRWDFHDGIDLPAAVGTPVHAMASGIVYRAGPADKTGARGYGSTHVVLRVTDPNDNMKNLYLVYLHLDSIAEGIVAGAEIDQGDVIGRVGQEDATYPHLHVEFRKSRATQPNSRHPLHYLPYADSANFTNLRADRCNFYQHNGQKRAVRLRFDVTNRQEGDVQGIEVELQGSTGTGVAPRTLHVDFDDRNTIVSNKGDQHAFNSEGVAVEGYQKSNLKGESLHDLQYGVIIKDVAPTFKKARLKVLCSRGHESAYKELGLPELTSNEHAVHNAADFEDEAFPPPGWQRHVTAPNVSRRDAAAALNGRWGLLCQDLKSEPRDLLRAGLRFPLHARTSARPMSWRLAADIRVAELKMDADREIYPLAFLACEDIVAAACIRKVPTDAGDRFVAGVVIRGTDGFFRQRIDVVEGLLSENVLVRQELELVRIGTRQTTAILRSGSKVVARINGDTTTVEPDACSVGILHRHNGLEATLHFDQLLITEAPR, from the coding sequence ATGACAATACAGAACCCCGAAGCCATCCTCGAGGCCGAAGCCGTTCGCGACAGGACCACTTCGAGCTTCATCTGGCCGTTGGGCCACACGAAAGTACCCGATGAGATGAACACGTCATTCGGACCGCGCATCGATGCAGACCGATGGGACTTCCATGACGGAATCGACTTGCCCGCCGCGGTTGGCACCCCTGTCCATGCGATGGCCTCAGGCATTGTCTACCGCGCCGGACCTGCGGACAAGACCGGCGCCCGCGGGTACGGGTCCACGCACGTTGTACTGCGAGTCACGGATCCGAACGACAACATGAAAAACCTGTATCTCGTCTATCTGCATCTCGATAGCATCGCGGAGGGAATCGTCGCTGGCGCCGAGATCGATCAGGGAGATGTGATCGGAAGGGTCGGTCAAGAAGACGCTACCTATCCGCATTTGCATGTTGAATTCCGCAAATCGAGGGCGACGCAACCGAACAGCCGACACCCTTTGCACTATCTGCCGTACGCCGACAGCGCGAACTTCACCAACCTTCGCGCAGACCGCTGCAACTTCTACCAGCACAATGGCCAAAAGCGGGCGGTGCGCCTGCGTTTCGATGTCACCAACCGCCAAGAAGGCGACGTGCAAGGCATCGAAGTGGAGCTGCAAGGCTCCACTGGCACAGGGGTGGCGCCGCGAACCCTGCACGTGGACTTCGACGACCGCAACACCATTGTCAGCAACAAAGGCGACCAACACGCCTTCAACAGCGAGGGAGTCGCCGTTGAGGGGTACCAGAAATCGAACTTGAAGGGCGAGTCGCTCCACGACTTGCAGTACGGCGTCATCATCAAAGATGTCGCCCCGACATTCAAGAAGGCACGGCTGAAGGTACTGTGTTCGCGCGGTCATGAATCGGCGTACAAGGAACTCGGGTTACCCGAGCTCACGTCGAATGAACACGCCGTCCACAATGCGGCTGATTTCGAGGACGAGGCCTTTCCGCCGCCTGGTTGGCAGCGGCACGTGACGGCGCCAAACGTGTCTCGGCGGGATGCAGCGGCCGCACTCAACGGACGATGGGGTCTACTCTGCCAGGATCTCAAGAGCGAACCGCGAGACCTGCTCCGCGCCGGGCTTCGATTCCCATTGCACGCACGCACGTCTGCGCGCCCGATGTCATGGCGCCTTGCCGCGGACATCCGGGTCGCGGAACTCAAGATGGACGCAGACCGGGAGATCTACCCTTTGGCGTTCCTGGCGTGCGAGGACATCGTGGCGGCGGCGTGTATCCGCAAGGTGCCGACCGATGCGGGCGACAGGTTCGTGGCTGGCGTCGTCATCCGCGGCACGGACGGATTCTTCAGGCAGAGAATCGATGTCGTCGAAGGCCTGCTAAGCGAGAACGTCCTTGTCAGGCAGGAACTCGAGTTAGTGCGGATCGGGACACGCCAGACGACCGCCATCCTCAGATCGGGAAGCAAGGTGGTGGCACGTATCAACGGTGATACGACGACTGTCGAGCCCGACGCCTGTTCGGTGGGGATACTGCACAGGCACAATGGTCTGGAGGCAACGCTGCATTTCGATCAGCTGCTCATCACCGAGGCGCCGCGATAG
- a CDS encoding DUF1254 domain-containing protein: MIRRIGVVIAVLALIAGCSTKGSEEQPKSPPSSPTPAAVTPEQARAIAKDAYIYGYPMVDNYRVMYSYFVNKDDPEYKGGWNEIHSAARVYTPKDTAVQTPNSDTPYSALGADLRAEPLVLTVPPIEQDRYYSLQFIDLYTYNMAYVGSRTTGNSGGKYLLAGPNWKGVKPDGINGVIQSDTELALVIYRTQLFGPSDIDQVKKIQAGYQVQPLSAYLNQPAPPPPPPIDFAPPLTRDQEKTSPQFFEILDFALRFAPTLPSEKDLRARFETIGIGPEGNFNADKLTPEMRSAIEGGMADAWAELDNLKKTKIDTGEVGSAQFFGTAEDLKGNYLYRMAGAIFGIYGNTAAEALYPGLVHDSTGAPLTGDNNYTVKFAPGQLPPVNAFWSLTMYELPQSLLVDNPMNRYLINSPMLPSLLRDPDGGYTFYIQNQSPGIDKEANWLPAPTGPFQMVLRLYWPKPDALNGTWKAPQAVKA; the protein is encoded by the coding sequence TTGATTCGCCGCATCGGGGTCGTCATCGCAGTATTAGCTCTGATCGCGGGGTGCAGCACGAAAGGATCGGAGGAGCAACCGAAGTCGCCGCCGTCGTCACCGACTCCGGCCGCGGTGACTCCCGAGCAGGCCCGCGCGATCGCGAAAGACGCCTACATCTACGGCTATCCGATGGTGGACAACTATCGGGTGATGTACTCCTACTTCGTCAACAAGGACGACCCTGAATACAAGGGCGGCTGGAACGAAATCCACAGCGCCGCAAGGGTGTACACCCCGAAAGACACGGCGGTCCAGACGCCCAACTCGGACACCCCGTACTCTGCTCTCGGCGCGGACCTGCGTGCTGAGCCGCTGGTGCTGACGGTGCCGCCGATCGAGCAGGACCGCTACTACTCCTTGCAGTTCATCGACCTCTACACCTACAACATGGCCTACGTCGGCAGCCGCACCACGGGCAACAGCGGCGGCAAATACCTTCTGGCAGGCCCGAATTGGAAGGGCGTAAAGCCCGACGGCATCAACGGGGTCATCCAGTCCGACACCGAGTTGGCCCTGGTGATCTACCGCACGCAGCTGTTCGGCCCGTCGGACATCGACCAGGTGAAGAAGATCCAGGCCGGTTACCAGGTGCAACCGTTGTCGGCCTACCTGAACCAACCCGCACCACCGCCCCCGCCGCCGATAGACTTCGCGCCGCCGCTGACCCGCGACCAGGAGAAGACCTCGCCGCAGTTCTTCGAGATCCTTGACTTCGCGCTGCGGTTCGCGCCGACGTTGCCGTCGGAGAAGGACTTGCGTGCTCGCTTCGAAACGATCGGCATCGGTCCCGAGGGCAACTTCAACGCCGACAAACTGACTCCGGAGATGCGGTCGGCGATCGAGGGCGGGATGGCTGATGCCTGGGCGGAACTCGACAACCTCAAGAAGACCAAGATCGACACCGGTGAAGTGGGGTCGGCGCAATTCTTCGGTACCGCAGAGGATTTGAAGGGCAACTACCTCTACCGGATGGCCGGCGCAATTTTCGGCATTTACGGCAACACCGCAGCCGAGGCGCTGTACCCGGGCCTTGTCCACGACTCCACCGGTGCGCCGTTGACGGGTGACAACAACTACACGGTGAAGTTCGCACCGGGCCAACTGCCGCCAGTGAACGCGTTCTGGTCGCTGACGATGTACGAGCTGCCGCAGAGTCTGCTGGTCGACAATCCGATGAACCGGTACCTGATCAACTCCCCGATGCTGCCGAGCCTGCTACGCGATCCCGATGGTGGCTACACGTTCTACATCCAGAATCAGTCGCCGGGCATCGATAAGGAGGCCAACTGGCTCCCCGCGCCCACGGGTCCGTTCCAGATGGTGCTGCGGCTGTACTGGCCGAAGCCGGACGCGCTGAACGGCACGTGGAAGGCGCCACAGGCGGTGAAGGCCTGA
- a CDS encoding SDR family oxidoreductase, translated as MSSVNGKVALITGGANGVGAEVAARLHAKGAKLVLTDIDETLLNEVAARLGEERVLTVVADVRELSAMQFAVDKGIERFGGIDIVMANAGIGTYGSVLQVDPQAFRTLVDVNVVGVFHTVRAALQSVIDQRGYVLIVSSLAAFAAAPGMAPYDAAKAGVEHFANSLRLEVAHLGVDVGSAHMSWIDTPLVRHSKADMPAFREMLSSLPGPLGKTTSVQKCGEAFVAGIEARKARIYCPGWVGVFRWLKPVLSSRIGEAPIRKTAPTLMPKMDAEVAALGRSMGARTEQLEKH; from the coding sequence ATGAGTTCTGTGAACGGAAAAGTCGCCCTGATCACCGGAGGCGCGAACGGTGTCGGCGCCGAGGTGGCTGCGCGCCTGCATGCCAAGGGCGCCAAACTGGTGCTGACCGATATCGATGAGACGCTGCTCAACGAGGTCGCGGCTCGCCTCGGCGAGGAGCGGGTCCTCACGGTCGTCGCTGACGTCCGTGAGCTGTCGGCCATGCAGTTCGCCGTCGACAAGGGCATCGAGCGCTTCGGCGGCATCGACATCGTGATGGCCAATGCCGGAATCGGCACATACGGATCGGTGCTTCAGGTCGATCCTCAGGCATTTCGGACGCTGGTCGACGTCAACGTCGTCGGCGTCTTCCACACCGTTCGGGCAGCGTTGCAGTCGGTTATCGATCAGCGTGGCTACGTCTTGATCGTGTCGTCGCTGGCGGCCTTCGCCGCGGCACCCGGTATGGCGCCCTACGACGCGGCCAAGGCCGGCGTCGAGCACTTCGCCAACTCGCTTCGCCTCGAGGTCGCACATCTTGGTGTCGACGTCGGTTCTGCGCATATGTCGTGGATCGACACGCCGCTGGTCCGCCACTCCAAGGCCGATATGCCCGCGTTCCGCGAGATGCTGAGCTCGCTGCCGGGCCCGTTGGGCAAGACAACGTCGGTGCAGAAGTGCGGCGAGGCGTTCGTCGCAGGCATCGAGGCCCGCAAGGCCCGCATCTACTGTCCCGGCTGGGTCGGGGTGTTCCGATGGCTCAAACCGGTGCTGTCGAGCCGTATCGGCGAGGCGCCGATACGCAAGACCGCACCGACATTGATGCCGAAGATGGATGCCGAAGTGGCCGCGCTGGGTCGGTCCATGGGCGCCCGCACTGAGCAGCTGGAAAAGCATTGA
- a CDS encoding arginase family protein, with protein MMLALTVFQGRAGDHNDRGFGGAAAVGAEWQHRLGLSATTVGTPEPPLSTDWRTELTAAAPTLEAMSQRYEDIYTAGQTPVTALTRCAVALATLPVMARFHQDALVVWFDAHGDINTPESSSTAFLGGLALSGPMGLWDSGLGSGIALANVVLGGARDLDPFERHLIDEGVVRHVPVGPGLLDDLDAAVGDRPVYFHLDCDVLEPGLVPTDYRVPNGLSLGELRGVASRLAENAVVGVEVAEFEGTWAKSGDPGDAGPLLDALAPLVEG; from the coding sequence ATGATGCTCGCACTCACCGTATTTCAGGGTCGCGCCGGCGACCACAACGATCGCGGATTCGGCGGTGCCGCGGCAGTGGGCGCGGAATGGCAACACCGGCTTGGCCTGTCCGCCACGACCGTCGGCACGCCGGAGCCCCCGCTCAGCACGGACTGGCGAACCGAACTCACAGCGGCCGCACCGACTCTCGAGGCGATGTCGCAGCGATACGAGGACATCTACACCGCGGGCCAGACACCGGTCACCGCATTGACGCGCTGCGCCGTGGCATTGGCCACGCTGCCGGTGATGGCGCGTTTCCACCAGGATGCGCTCGTGGTGTGGTTCGACGCGCATGGCGACATCAACACGCCCGAGTCGAGCAGCACGGCGTTTCTCGGCGGACTGGCGCTGTCAGGTCCGATGGGTTTGTGGGACTCGGGGCTGGGGTCGGGCATCGCACTCGCCAACGTGGTGTTGGGCGGGGCGCGCGACCTCGACCCGTTTGAGCGCCACCTGATCGACGAGGGCGTCGTGCGACATGTTCCGGTCGGCCCTGGCTTATTGGACGACCTCGACGCGGCGGTGGGGGATCGCCCGGTGTACTTCCACCTCGACTGCGATGTGCTCGAGCCGGGTCTGGTGCCAACGGACTACCGCGTCCCGAACGGGCTGAGCCTTGGTGAATTACGCGGTGTAGCAAGCCGTTTGGCGGAAAACGCCGTCGTCGGCGTCGAGGTCGCCGAGTTCGAGGGAACTTGGGCCAAGAGTGGAGATCCGGGTGACGCGGGGCCACTTCTTGATGCCCTTGCGCCGCTAGTTGAAGGCTGA
- the mshC gene encoding cysteine--1-D-myo-inosityl 2-amino-2-deoxy-alpha-D-glucopyranoside ligase — MNSWPAPDVPALPGRGPQLRLYDSADRQIRPVSPGETATMYVCGITPYDATHLGHAATYLAFDLVHRVWLDAGHTVHYVQNVTDVDDPLFERADRDGVDWRALATRETKLFREDMAALRVLPPHDYVAATDAIGEVVELVEKMLASGAAYVVDDPQYPDVYFRADATQQFGYESGYHRDTMLRLFTERGGDPDRAGKSDELDALMWRAERDGEPSWPSPFGPGRPGWHVECTAIALSRIGTGLDIQGGGSDLIFPHHEFSAAHAESVTGERRFARHYVHAGMIGWDGHKMSKSRGNLVLVSRLRAEGVDPAAIRLGLFAGHYRADRYWSPQVLDEANARLHRWRAATSLPAGPDAADVIARVRQYLGDDLDTPKALAALDGWVTDTLEYGGHDSQAPQAVATAVDALLGVQLSR, encoded by the coding sequence ATGAATTCCTGGCCGGCTCCGGACGTCCCGGCGCTGCCGGGCCGCGGTCCGCAGCTGCGGCTCTACGACAGCGCCGACCGGCAGATCCGGCCCGTTTCTCCGGGCGAGACAGCCACGATGTACGTGTGCGGCATCACCCCGTACGACGCCACCCACCTCGGCCACGCCGCGACCTATCTGGCATTCGACTTGGTGCACCGGGTGTGGCTGGATGCGGGCCACACTGTGCATTACGTGCAGAACGTCACCGACGTGGACGACCCGCTGTTCGAGCGCGCCGACCGGGACGGCGTTGACTGGCGTGCGCTGGCCACCCGTGAGACCAAGTTGTTCCGCGAAGACATGGCGGCGTTGCGGGTGCTGCCCCCACATGACTATGTCGCGGCCACTGACGCGATCGGTGAGGTCGTCGAGCTGGTGGAGAAGATGCTCGCCTCCGGCGCTGCGTATGTCGTCGACGATCCCCAATATCCCGACGTGTACTTCCGCGCCGATGCCACACAGCAGTTCGGCTACGAGTCCGGCTATCACCGCGACACCATGCTGCGGTTGTTCACCGAACGCGGCGGTGACCCCGACCGGGCGGGCAAGAGCGACGAACTCGACGCGTTGATGTGGCGCGCGGAACGCGACGGCGAACCCAGTTGGCCGTCGCCGTTCGGGCCGGGACGACCCGGATGGCATGTCGAATGCACCGCGATCGCGCTGTCGCGTATCGGCACCGGCCTTGACATCCAGGGCGGCGGCAGCGATCTGATCTTCCCGCACCACGAGTTCTCCGCCGCGCACGCCGAATCTGTAACGGGGGAACGGAGATTCGCGCGTCATTATGTGCACGCCGGGATGATCGGCTGGGACGGGCACAAGATGAGCAAGAGTCGCGGCAACCTCGTGTTGGTCTCACGGCTGCGTGCCGAGGGCGTCGACCCGGCGGCCATCCGGCTCGGCCTGTTCGCAGGGCACTATCGCGCCGACCGCTATTGGAGCCCGCAGGTGCTCGACGAGGCCAACGCCCGGCTGCACCGCTGGCGGGCCGCCACGTCGCTCCCTGCGGGTCCCGACGCGGCCGATGTGATCGCACGGGTACGCCAATATCTTGGAGACGATCTGGATACCCCGAAAGCGCTTGCCGCACTGGACGGCTGGGTCACGGATACGCTGGAGTACGGTGGCCACGACTCCCAGGCCCCACAGGCGGTCGCCACTGCGGTCGATGCGCTACTGGGTGTTCAGTTGTCGCGATGA